In a single window of the Oscarella lobularis chromosome 4, ooOscLobu1.1, whole genome shotgun sequence genome:
- the LOC136185808 gene encoding centlein-like isoform X2 has protein sequence MDVEETLSAVLNEKRRLGEELAQCTADKEFVWSLWKQLQSSSPDLTSAVSLIVTREKEKNERKDKRVLEILQGKDARILQLEEALLEKSDDLKRCRLQLENGSARLLDQTTIQKSQIENMEGQIEAARNELVQCREEHQSVVAGLETRLGTFTRENSALTAKLSATQAQAEETINLHLRRIESVKAEMLEKIEESNRKSRELQSVTNAKNRLEQDLLSKEDVHKRVESKHEETVAALKETLKLQLKQKSEELTRCKREIDDLKREVELCNGALDRERKTHKKVVREEREACARFEASVNEAQQRHVKEMTAKNHEVLLLQSRIRSLEKEEPETRDIATSPYRFSSPRVFGENSTLERIRLELAKTKQKLEARENELGELRSAQTRRLKRFKSLQNEHRLVLQQLKTYEQSEKGFKATNEWSPSPPRATAKELQQEDSDSVWNELNYYRTQYASLLEEKVLADEECDSLRVKVAEQENIILDLQQCLEQERDELVSQLEKSESQSSKLPVDSTNQKQLELTRNKAEALHESVLQLEEDKQRLIASRLEQQEECFRLREQVARLQTQLLREELHKDTKAVQCQPVVCSKGTDPACAELMRDDDTSLSWADVSVQVSLPQQRLRDLSSKAIQTDVGGGGGGGGESSSRLRSKSAGTPFAFGSHFNPIEAASKIPRLKSKHGEKVKQLELRIASLSRQLAVVQNEKDAYFRALEQQRQAHEELRAVHSACERREETLTEMRRDLESRQSEKTHLEEKLADVLAAQQQIAASLASSSASAARSESEWKQLEHRAKASSDESVRQGKLAKSLKADLQDQEARYKSLQEKVSRLERDVNRKQSLIDDLKAKLKVLREECETAAERVKVVENKLEAAGDMHEQRKARICVFSVAGFEKQTNQGSRREREAPSGATPLARSGVEKRRTVRANSSQVPSHRSGARSDDGENERERTSTRVSLRKRGERARGEGEAKPTSLR, from the exons ATGGACGTTG AGGAAACGCTAAGTGCTGTTTTAAACGAGAAACGACGGCTTGGCGAAGAGCTTGCTCAGTGCACG GCAGATAAGGAGTTTGTGTGGTCGCTGTGGAAACAATTGCAGTCTTCCTCTCCCGATCTGACATCGGCTGTGTCCTTGATAGTGACACG agaaaaggagaagaacgagagaaaagacaAACGGGTATTAGAAATTTTGCAGGGAAAAGATGCCCGAATTCTTCAGCTGGaagaa gctcttttGGAGAAATCTGACGATCTAAAGAGATGTCGTCTTCA GCTTGAAAACGGTTCTGCACGATTACTAGATCAGACAACAATTCAGAAAAGTCAAATAGAAAACATGGAGGGTCAAATTGAGGCTGCACGTAACGAG TTGGTTCAGTGTAGAGAAGAACATCAGTCAGTTGTGGCGGGACTAGAGACTCGACTTGGCACATTCACTAGAGAAAATTCTG CTTTGACAGCAAAGCTGAGTGCAACACAGGCTCAGGCTGAAGAGACAATAAATTTACACTTGAGGCGAATAGAA tctGTTAAAGCGGAAATGCTTGAGAAGATCGAAGAGTCAAATCGTAAATCTAGAGAG TTGCAGAGCGTGACAAACGCAAAGAATCGTCTGGAACAGGATCTACTGTCGAAAGAGGACGTTCACAAACGCGTCGAATCAAAACATGAAGAGACGGTTGCAGCGTTGAAAGAAACGCTAAAACTTCAACTCAAGCAAAAGTCCGAAGAACTGACTCGATGCAAAAGAGAGATAGACGACCTCAAGAGAG AGGTGGAGCTGTGTAATGGTGCACTAGATCGAGAAAGGAAAACTCACAAGAAG GTCGTGAGAGAAGAGCGCGAGGCTTGCGCTCGTTTCGAGGCGTCCGTAAACGAAGCGCAGCAGCGCCACGTGAAAGAGATGACGGCGAAAAATCACGAAGTCCTGCTACTGCAATCGAGAATCCGATCGctagaaaaggaagaaccGGAAACTAGA GACATAGCCACGTCGCCGTatcgattttcgtcgccgcgagtTTTTGG GGAGAACTCCACTCTTGAGCGAATTCGATTAGAACTAGCAAAGACAAAGCAAAAGTTGGAAGCTCGG GAGAACGAATTAGGAGAACTTCGATCTGCTCAGACTCGACGCCTGAAACGTTTTAAGAGTCTACAGAATGAACATCGGCTCGTGTTACAACAACTCAAAACATACGAACA ATCCGAAAAGGGtttcaaagcgacgaacgaatGGTCTCCTTCGCCCCCACGAGCAACGGCGAAGGAATTACAGCAGGAAGACAGCGATTCGGTTTGGAACGAGTTGAATTACTATCGTACCCAATATGCCTCGCTTCTCGAAGAAAA AGTCTTGGCGGATGAGGAATGCGACAGTTTGCGAGTCAAAGTCGCTGAACAGGAGAATATTATTTTAGATCTTCAGCAATGTCTGGAGCAGGAGAGAGATG AACTCGTTAGTCAACTTGAAAAAAGCGAATCGCAGAGTTCCAAGTTGCCAGTGGATTCCACCAATCAGAAACAGCTGGAACTAACGCGAAATAAG GCTGAAGCTCTTCACGAGTCGGTTCTGCAGCTGGAGGAAGACAAGCAAAGGCTCATAGCTTCGAGGCT CGAGCAACAGGAGGAATGCTTTCGATTGCGAGAACAAGTAGCTAGGCTGCAAACGCAGCTCCTTCGCGAGGAACTGCACAAAGACACAAAGGCCGTGCAGTGTCAGCCGGTCGTGTGTTCCAAGGGCACTGACCCTGCCTGCGCCGAACTGATGAGAGATGATGATACCTCTCTATCTTGGGCCGACGTTTCGGTGCAGGTCTCTCTTCCGCAGCAGCGTCTGCGCGATTTGTCTTCCAAGGCCATTCAAACCGAtgtcggcggcggtggcggcggcggtggcgagtcgtcgtctcgcttgCGGTCCAAATCGGCTGGGACTCCTTTCGCCTTTGGCAGTCATTTTAATCCGATTGAAGCGGCGAGTAAGATTCCGCGATTGAAATCGAAACACGGCGAGAAAGTCAAGCAGCTTGAGCTGAGAATTGCCAGTCTGTCGAGACAG CTTGCTGTGGTTCAGAACGAGAAAGATGCTTACTTTCGAGCTTTGGAACAGCAGAGACAAGCGCACGAGGAGCTACGTGCTGTTCATTCCGCCTGTGAACGTCGTGAAGAGACGCTGACG GAGATGCGACGCGATTTGGAATCTCGCCAATCGGAAAAGACGCatcttgaagagaaactaGCCGACGTTCTGGCAGCTCAGCAGCAAATTGCCGCTAGCTTGGCATCTTCCAGCGCAAGCGCGGCTCGCAGCGAATCGGAATGGAAGCAGTTGGAACACAGAGCCAAG GCTTCGTCCGACGAATCCGTGCGTCAAGGAAAATTGGCGAAATCCTTGAAAGCGGATCTTCAGGATCAAGAAGCCCGCTACAAGTCGTTGCAGGAAAA GGTTTCTCGCCTTGAGCGAGATGTTAATCGGAAGCAAAGTCTTATCGATGATCTGAAAGCGAAACTGAAGGTTCTACGAGAAGAGTGCGAAACGGCAGCGGAAAGAGTC aaagtCGTCGAGAATAAACTCGAAGCCGCTGGCGATATGCATGAGCAGAGAAAAGCACGA ATCTGCGTCTTTTCAGTTGCAGGCTTTGAAAAACAGACTAACCAAggaagtcgacgagaaagagaagctcCAAGCGGAGCGACACCGCTGGCGAGAAGCGGcgtcgaaaaaagacgaacagTGCGCGCAAATTCGAGCCAAGTGCCATCGCACCGAAGCGGCGCTCGCTCGGATGACGGAGAGAACGAGCGAGAGCGTACGAGCACTCGAGTCTCGTTACGTAAACGAGGTGAAAGGGCTCGAGGAGAAGGCGAAGCGAAGCCGACGTCGCTTAGATGA
- the LOC136185808 gene encoding centlein-like isoform X1 encodes MDVEETLSAVLNEKRRLGEELAQCTADKEFVWSLWKQLQSSSPDLTSAVSLIVTREKEKNERKDKRVLEILQGKDARILQLEEALLEKSDDLKRCRLQLENGSARLLDQTTIQKSQIENMEGQIEAARNELVQCREEHQSVVAGLETRLGTFTRENSALTAKLSATQAQAEETINLHLRRIESVKAEMLEKIEESNRKSRELQSVTNAKNRLEQDLLSKEDVHKRVESKHEETVAALKETLKLQLKQKSEELTRCKREIDDLKREVELCNGALDRERKTHKKVVREEREACARFEASVNEAQQRHVKEMTAKNHEVLLLQSRIRSLEKEEPETRDIATSPYRFSSPRVFGENSTLERIRLELAKTKQKLEARENELGELRSAQTRRLKRFKSLQNEHRLVLQQLKTYEQSEKGFKATNEWSPSPPRATAKELQQEDSDSVWNELNYYRTQYASLLEEKVLADEECDSLRVKVAEQENIILDLQQCLEQERDELVSQLEKSESQSSKLPVDSTNQKQLELTRNKAEALHESVLQLEEDKQRLIASRLEQQEECFRLREQVARLQTQLLREELHKDTKAVQCQPVVCSKGTDPACAELMRDDDTSLSWADVSVQVSLPQQRLRDLSSKAIQTDVGGGGGGGGESSSRLRSKSAGTPFAFGSHFNPIEAASKIPRLKSKHGEKVKQLELRIASLSRQLAVVQNEKDAYFRALEQQRQAHEELRAVHSACERREETLTEMRRDLESRQSEKTHLEEKLADVLAAQQQIAASLASSSASAARSESEWKQLEHRAKASSDESVRQGKLAKSLKADLQDQEARYKSLQEKVSRLERDVNRKQSLIDDLKAKLKVLREECETAAERVKVVENKLEAAGDMHEQRKARLQALKNRLTKEVDEKEKLQAERHRWREAASKKDEQCAQIRAKCHRTEAALARMTERTSESVRALESRYVNEVKGLEEKAKRSRRRLDEYRAFVCAYGRELLRRLRDARGRRVAAGPIVTGGDSESPPDEDASESDFREMGNWNRAKELSCTILNLSEGEFLDLMTASRRSRDHKEREEDVSKRDESWEIREREWWQDVERLSKAKPPFAVALVELFVLITEEHLKILTE; translated from the exons ATGGACGTTG AGGAAACGCTAAGTGCTGTTTTAAACGAGAAACGACGGCTTGGCGAAGAGCTTGCTCAGTGCACG GCAGATAAGGAGTTTGTGTGGTCGCTGTGGAAACAATTGCAGTCTTCCTCTCCCGATCTGACATCGGCTGTGTCCTTGATAGTGACACG agaaaaggagaagaacgagagaaaagacaAACGGGTATTAGAAATTTTGCAGGGAAAAGATGCCCGAATTCTTCAGCTGGaagaa gctcttttGGAGAAATCTGACGATCTAAAGAGATGTCGTCTTCA GCTTGAAAACGGTTCTGCACGATTACTAGATCAGACAACAATTCAGAAAAGTCAAATAGAAAACATGGAGGGTCAAATTGAGGCTGCACGTAACGAG TTGGTTCAGTGTAGAGAAGAACATCAGTCAGTTGTGGCGGGACTAGAGACTCGACTTGGCACATTCACTAGAGAAAATTCTG CTTTGACAGCAAAGCTGAGTGCAACACAGGCTCAGGCTGAAGAGACAATAAATTTACACTTGAGGCGAATAGAA tctGTTAAAGCGGAAATGCTTGAGAAGATCGAAGAGTCAAATCGTAAATCTAGAGAG TTGCAGAGCGTGACAAACGCAAAGAATCGTCTGGAACAGGATCTACTGTCGAAAGAGGACGTTCACAAACGCGTCGAATCAAAACATGAAGAGACGGTTGCAGCGTTGAAAGAAACGCTAAAACTTCAACTCAAGCAAAAGTCCGAAGAACTGACTCGATGCAAAAGAGAGATAGACGACCTCAAGAGAG AGGTGGAGCTGTGTAATGGTGCACTAGATCGAGAAAGGAAAACTCACAAGAAG GTCGTGAGAGAAGAGCGCGAGGCTTGCGCTCGTTTCGAGGCGTCCGTAAACGAAGCGCAGCAGCGCCACGTGAAAGAGATGACGGCGAAAAATCACGAAGTCCTGCTACTGCAATCGAGAATCCGATCGctagaaaaggaagaaccGGAAACTAGA GACATAGCCACGTCGCCGTatcgattttcgtcgccgcgagtTTTTGG GGAGAACTCCACTCTTGAGCGAATTCGATTAGAACTAGCAAAGACAAAGCAAAAGTTGGAAGCTCGG GAGAACGAATTAGGAGAACTTCGATCTGCTCAGACTCGACGCCTGAAACGTTTTAAGAGTCTACAGAATGAACATCGGCTCGTGTTACAACAACTCAAAACATACGAACA ATCCGAAAAGGGtttcaaagcgacgaacgaatGGTCTCCTTCGCCCCCACGAGCAACGGCGAAGGAATTACAGCAGGAAGACAGCGATTCGGTTTGGAACGAGTTGAATTACTATCGTACCCAATATGCCTCGCTTCTCGAAGAAAA AGTCTTGGCGGATGAGGAATGCGACAGTTTGCGAGTCAAAGTCGCTGAACAGGAGAATATTATTTTAGATCTTCAGCAATGTCTGGAGCAGGAGAGAGATG AACTCGTTAGTCAACTTGAAAAAAGCGAATCGCAGAGTTCCAAGTTGCCAGTGGATTCCACCAATCAGAAACAGCTGGAACTAACGCGAAATAAG GCTGAAGCTCTTCACGAGTCGGTTCTGCAGCTGGAGGAAGACAAGCAAAGGCTCATAGCTTCGAGGCT CGAGCAACAGGAGGAATGCTTTCGATTGCGAGAACAAGTAGCTAGGCTGCAAACGCAGCTCCTTCGCGAGGAACTGCACAAAGACACAAAGGCCGTGCAGTGTCAGCCGGTCGTGTGTTCCAAGGGCACTGACCCTGCCTGCGCCGAACTGATGAGAGATGATGATACCTCTCTATCTTGGGCCGACGTTTCGGTGCAGGTCTCTCTTCCGCAGCAGCGTCTGCGCGATTTGTCTTCCAAGGCCATTCAAACCGAtgtcggcggcggtggcggcggcggtggcgagtcgtcgtctcgcttgCGGTCCAAATCGGCTGGGACTCCTTTCGCCTTTGGCAGTCATTTTAATCCGATTGAAGCGGCGAGTAAGATTCCGCGATTGAAATCGAAACACGGCGAGAAAGTCAAGCAGCTTGAGCTGAGAATTGCCAGTCTGTCGAGACAG CTTGCTGTGGTTCAGAACGAGAAAGATGCTTACTTTCGAGCTTTGGAACAGCAGAGACAAGCGCACGAGGAGCTACGTGCTGTTCATTCCGCCTGTGAACGTCGTGAAGAGACGCTGACG GAGATGCGACGCGATTTGGAATCTCGCCAATCGGAAAAGACGCatcttgaagagaaactaGCCGACGTTCTGGCAGCTCAGCAGCAAATTGCCGCTAGCTTGGCATCTTCCAGCGCAAGCGCGGCTCGCAGCGAATCGGAATGGAAGCAGTTGGAACACAGAGCCAAG GCTTCGTCCGACGAATCCGTGCGTCAAGGAAAATTGGCGAAATCCTTGAAAGCGGATCTTCAGGATCAAGAAGCCCGCTACAAGTCGTTGCAGGAAAA GGTTTCTCGCCTTGAGCGAGATGTTAATCGGAAGCAAAGTCTTATCGATGATCTGAAAGCGAAACTGAAGGTTCTACGAGAAGAGTGCGAAACGGCAGCGGAAAGAGTC aaagtCGTCGAGAATAAACTCGAAGCCGCTGGCGATATGCATGAGCAGAGAAAAGCACGA TTGCAGGCTTTGAAAAACAGACTAACCAAggaagtcgacgagaaagagaagctcCAAGCGGAGCGACACCGCTGGCGAGAAGCGGcgtcgaaaaaagacgaacagTGCGCGCAAATTCGAGCCAAGTGCCATCGCACCGAAGCGGCGCTCGCTCGGATGACGGAGAGAACGAGCGAGAGCGTACGAGCACTCGAGTCTCGTTACGTAAACGAGGTGAAAGGGCTCGAGGAGAAGGCGAAGCGAAGCCGACGTCGCTTAGATGAATATCGGGCTTTCGTTTGTGCCTACGGGCGCGAGTTGCTTCGGCGATTGCGCGACGCCCGGGGACGACGAGTCGCTGCCGGGCCGATCGTGACCGGCGGCGATTCCGAGTCTCCACCGGATGAGGATGCCAGTGAGAGCGATTTCCGGGAAATGGGAAACTGGAATCGAGCTAAAGAATTGTCGTGCACTATTTTAAACTTATCCGAAGGAGAATTTTTGGATCTGATGACAGCATCTCGAAGAAGTCGCGACCACAAAGAACGGGAAGAA gatGTTTCTAAAAGAGATGAATCTTGGGAGATTCGAGAGAGGGAGTGGTGGCAAGATGTTGAACGTTTGTCAAAAGCCAAG CCTCCATTTGCCGTTGCTCTTGTGGAGCTTTTTGTTTTAATAACCGAGGAGCATCTAAAGATCCTGACGGAATAA
- the LOC136185829 gene encoding POC1 centriolar protein homolog A-like, with protein MASLLEDPTLERHFKGHRDSITSLAFNPNMRQLASGGMDSCLFVFNFKPQSRSYRFVGHKDAVLSVSFSPHGHLVASASRDKTVRLWIPSIKGESTVFKAHTASVRSVHFSPDGHSLVTCSDDKSVKLWTVHRQKFQYSLNGHMNWVRCVRFSPDGRLISSASDDKTIKLWDRTSKECVHTFYEYGGAVNHVEFHPTGTCLAAACADSTVKVWDIRMNKLLQHYQAHTAAVNSLSFHPNGNYLLTASSDHTLKILDLMEGRLYYTLHGHHRAATAVAFSPSGKFFASGGQDAQVLVWKTNFDQVDPNEVLQPKKRPTASSGHEHDPPLVSHAGIQLDGRAGPQDMGDQPPPVTDVGPSMFTSTHHPLQSALDRTPPPPPPPPPPPPPPPPEEVGESGGAVAGQSASVTTPLEAKFIPPQLANTLEHIVGQLDVITQTVSILEQRLTLTENKLREVIDNQQKITLQIKPND; from the exons ATGGCATCGCTCCTA GAGGATCCGACCCTCGAACGACATTTCAAAGGCCATCGCGACTCCATAACGAGTCTCGCCTTCAATCCGAACATGCGACAGCTAG CGTCCGGCGGAATGGACTCCTGCCTAttcgtcttcaatttcaagcCTCAATCTCGCTCGTACCGCTTCGTCGGACACAAG GACGCCGTCTTGTCCGTCTCCTTCTCGCCGCACGGCCatctcgtcgcttcggcgtcgCGAGACAAAACAGTTCGTCTTTGGATTCCTAGCAT CAAGGGAGAGTCGACAGTTTTTAAAGCACACACGGCGTCCGTTCGTAGTGTACACTTTTCTCCCGACGGCCACTCGCTGGTCACTTGCTCCGATGACAAATCCGTCAAG CTTTGGACTGTTCATCGTCAAAAATTCCAATACTCGCTCAACGGTCACATGAATTGGGTGCGCTGTG TTAGATTTTCGCCTGACGGTCGACTGATTTCATCAGCCAGCGACGATAAGACGATAAAGCTTTGGGATCGAACGAGCAAGGAGTGCGTTCACACATTCTACGAATACGGCGG AGCCGTAAATCACGTCGAATTTCATCCAACTGGAACGTGCCTGGCAGCCGCGTGTGCAGACAGCACGGTCAAA GTTTGGGACATCCGAATGAATAAGCTGCTTCAACACTATCAAG CTCACACGGCAGCGGTCAATTCGTTGTCTTTTCACCCGAACGGAAATTATCTTCTAACGGCGTCCAGTGACCACACACTCAAA ATCCTCGATCTTATGGAAGGCCGATTGTACTATACTCTCCACGGACACCACCGCGCTGCTACTGCGGTTGCCTTCTCGCCCTCGGGCAAGTTCTTTGCATCTGGCGGTCAGGACGCTCAA GTATTGGTATGGAAGACTAATTTTGATCAAGTCGATCCCAATGAAG TGCTTCAACCGAAAAAGCGTCCAACGGCGTCAAGCGGTCACGAGCATGATCCGCCACTCGTTTCTCACGCTGGAATACAG TTGGATGGTCGTGCAGGGCCCCAAGACATGGGCGATCAGCCGCCGCCCGTTACAGACGTCGGCCCTTCTATGTTCACATCAACACAc CATCCTCTACAGTCTGCTTTGGATcggacgccgccgccgccgccgccgccgccgccgccgccgccgccgccgccgcctgaaGAAGTAGGCGAGAGTGGCGGCGCTGTTGCGGGTCAAAGCGCTTCGGTTACGACCCCGCTAGAGGCCAAGTTCATACCGCCGCAGTTGGCTAATACGCTCGAGCACATTGTGGGACAACTGGACGTCATTACACAA ACTGTGTCTATTCTGGAGCAGAGGCTCACGCTGACTGAGAACAAGCTTAGAGAAGTGATCGATAATCAGCAGAAGATTACTCTGCAGATAAAACCGAACGACTGA